A single Pyxicephalus adspersus chromosome 8, UCB_Pads_2.0, whole genome shotgun sequence DNA region contains:
- the TADA3 gene encoding transcriptional adapter 3, which produces MSELKDCPLQFHEFKSVDHVKLCPRYTAVLSRSEDDGIGIEELDTLQLELETLLSSANRRLRVLEAETQILTDWQDKKGDRRFLKLGKEHEPGTPVKHKPKKPKLEGKGSHASGQGPGRPKSRNLQPKIQEYEFTDDPVDVPRIPKNDAPNRFWASVEPYCADITTEEIKVLEDLLKTPEDEADYYKIPPLGKHYSQRWAQEDLQEEQKDGARASMAADKKKGALGPLNELDSKDVDSLLKKSESQHDQPEDGCPFGHLTQRLLQALVEENIISPMEDSPIPEKESGTDGASTSPRSQMKPFSAPHTKSLEIRIKEELIAQGLLESDDRPAEDSEDEVLAELRKRQAELKALSAHNRAKKLELLRLAKEEMNKQELRHRVRMADNEVMDAFRKIMAARQKKRTPTKKEKDQAWKALKERESILKLLDG; this is translated from the exons ATGAGCGAGTTAAAGGATTGCCCGCTGCAGTTCCACGAGTTCAAGTCTGTAGATCACGTCAAGCTCTGCCCCAGGTACACGGCGGTGCTGTCCCGGTCAGAGGACGATGGCATTGGCATTGAAGAGCTGGACACTCTTCAGCTTGAACTGGAAACACTCCTGTCCTCGGCAAATCGACGACTCCGAGTTTTGGAGGCAGAGACACAG ATCCTGACTGATTGGCAGGACAAGAAGGGAGACCGAAGGTTTCTGAAGCTTGGGAAGGAACACGAACCTGGAACTCCTGTCAAACACAAACCCAAGAAACCAAAGCTTGAGGGAAAAGGAAGTCATGCATCAGGGCAAGGCCCTGGAAGACCCAAATCTAGAAACTTACAACCAAAGATCCAAGAATACGAATTCACGGACGACCCCGTGGATGTGCCCAGGATTCCCAAAAATGATGCTCCAAATAG ATTCTGGGCTTCCGTGGAGCCGTATTGTGCTGACATAACTACAGAAGAGATCAAAGTGCTGGAAGACCTCCTGAAGACTCCAGAGGATGAGGCCGACTATTACAAA ATTCCTCCTCTGGGGAAGCACTACTCCCAGCGGTGGGCCCAGGAGGATCTGCAAGAAGAACAGAAAGATGGAGCCAGAGCTTCCATGGCAGCTGACAAGAAGAAAGGGGCCCTGGGGCCACTCAATGAACTGGACTCCAAAG ATGTCGACTCACTGCTGAAGAAATCAGAATCCCAGCATGACCAACCTGAGGATGGCTGCCCGTTTGGTCACCTGACACAGCGGCTGTTGCAAGCTCTTGTGGAG gaaaatatcATTTCTCCCATGGAAGATTCCCCAATTCCTGAAAAGGAATCAGGAACAGATGGAGCTAGTACCTCACCCCGAAGTCAAATGAAACCTTTCAG TGCTCCACATACCAAGTCTTTGGAGATCCGGATAAAGGAGGAGCTAATTGCCCAGGGATTGCTGGAGTCTGATGATCGGCCAGCTGAAGACTCTGAAGATGAAGTGTTGGCAGAGCTGAGAAAAAGGCAGGCCGAGCTGAAGGCTCTCAGTGCCCACAACCGGGCTAAGAAACTAGAGCTGCTGAG GTTGGCAAAGGAGGAGATGAATAAACAAGAGCTGAGGCACAGGGTGCGCATGGCCGACAACGAAGTCATGGACGCCTTCCGAAAAATCATGGCTGCCCGACAGAAGAAAAGAACCCCAACCAAGAAGGAGAAGGACCAGGCTTGGAAAGCTCTGAAAGAAAGGGAGAGCATCCTAAAACTTTTAGATGGATGA